The following DNA comes from Mycobacterium sp. MS1601.
CTGCACCATCCTCCCAAATCGGCGCGCATTGGCAGTTCAGTCGGCGGCGAGTCCGCGCGAGCGTTTGTCGAGATACATCCGTTCGTCGGCCAATCGGATGGGATCCTGTTCGCCTGCGGCGATGCCGACGCTGAAACTCACGGGTGTCTCGGCCAGTACCCACCGCCGGCGCAGGCGATCGAGAACCTGTGCTGCCTCATCGCGGTCAGCCCCCACCAGGATCACGAGGAACTCGTCACCCCCGAGCCGGAAGGCCAGGTCGTGCGGACGGATGGACCACCGCAAAGCGTCGGCGAACGCGACCAGCAGGCGGTCGCCGTCCGCGTGGCCGTAGTTGTCGTTGTAGACCTTGAAACCGTCGAGGTCTATCACCATCACCGCGGAATCGGTGGAGTGTTCGGACAGCCGGGTGGCCAAAGTGCTGCGGTCGAGCAACTGGGTCAGCGCGTCGGTCTGCGCGATCTGGCGCAGCAGCATGCTCTGCGCCTCGAGCCTGGCGATCAACCAGGCGGGAACTTCGGCGACCAGCACCCACATGATCGCGGTGACCACGACGGTGGGCACGCCGTTGGCGCCGCCGCCCACGACAAAGGCGGCGACCCCCAACGGGACGAGCAACAGTGAGCGTCCTCGACCACAGGTCAATCCCAGATAGGCGAAGGCAATGGTGATGGTGCCAGGCAGATCGTGGGTGGCGGTCGGGTCGAGGAGTCCGGTGAGCACCGTGGCCATCAGGGCCGCGACCGGCCAGCCGATCAACAGTCCGCGACGGTGTTGCCAGCCGAGCCGCCAGCCCAGCACCGCCACCAGCATCGCGCTCAGCGCGATCCCGCCCAGTGGCCAGTAGAGCCGACTGTCTCCGCCGCCACCCGCGTACCTCGCTGCGGCGGCGTAGAGGCCGAGCATGAAAAGCAACGCGGTCAGGCCGATTCCATGCCACCGCGGCACGGAAGGTTGATGGTCGGCCGGCGCGGACACGCGTTTAGACTAGGTGCGCGACAGGTCGGCTGCACCAGCGCGTCCACGATAGCCCGGCCATCGACAAAATGGCCATCCAACCGGGTTGGACCACACGTCCGCCGCGATGAGTTGTGCACCTGTACTTCGAGGTGTACGGCGAGATATGGTCGCCCACCCCGGCGCCGCTGCTGTTGATCCCCGGTGCGTTCATGGCCACTGATTCGATGACGGAATGGATGCACGCGTTCGCGAGCGACCGTACGGTCATTGTGTTCGATCAGCAGGGGCACGGCCGCACCCCCGACATAGTTCGGGCGATGTCCTACGAGCAGTTCGGCGATGACGCCGCCGAGCTGTTACGGGCGTTGGGAGTGAAAAGTGCTGACGTGCTCGGCTATTCGCAAGGTGGCGGTGTGGCACTTCAACTGGCGGTGCGCCAGGTTCACTGGTGCACAGGCTGGTGACGATGTCGGCCACCTTCCGGCGCGGCGGCTGGCGCCCGGAAGCGTTGGAATCGATCAAAACCCTTGGTCTGCAAGACTTTTCCGGAACATCGGTCGAGACGTCCTTCAAGGCGCACACTCCCGACGATCAGGCGTTCGCGGGCTATCGGGAGAAGATGGAGATCCTCGACGACGTTGAGCCGGCGGCTCCGGATCTGTTCTGACAGCACTCCTCGATCGAGCAAATCAGAACCTGATCCGACCGCGTGGAGCACCTCACGACGATCGCAAACTCCTTGCCAATACAAACTCGCGTGAAATTACGGTTTTGGCGAGATATCGCAAACCGAGAATTGCCGAGCACGTCGGACTGCACCGGTGAGGCCTGCAACGGCGGTGACTGCGGCTTCTTCTTCGGCAACGGCGGAACCGGAGCCAACGGCGGGACCGGCGGAGATGCCGGTTTGATCGGCAATGGCGGCACCGGCGGTGCAGGTGCGGTTGCCCAGGACAATCTTCCCGCCACCGCCGGTGGTGCCGGCGGGGCAGGCGGACTCTTCTGGGGTAACGGCGGCACCGGTGGGGCGGGAGCCGCAGCGGTTTACGTCGACGAAGAACGCGTTTCGGAGGCCACGGCCGGCGGCGCCGGCGGTAAAGCGGGTTGGGCGCTGGGCAACGGCGGGACAGGAGACGCAGGCGGTCTGTTCGGCGGACGAGGCGGTGCCGGCGGCGAAGGTGGTGCCGCCACCTCCGACGACGGCGACGCCAAGGGCGGCATCGGCGGTGTCGGAGGCAACGGCGGAGGAATCTTCGGCCAGGGCGGTAAAGGCGGCAACGGCGGCGCGGCCGACGCAACCGGCGGTGACGTCACCGGTGGTACCGGCGGCCAAGGCGGCTCAGGTGGATTCGCCGGCCGTGGCGGTGACGGCGGTGATGGCGGCGACGCCGACAGCGAGAGTGGCGACAAGACCGGCGGAGCAGGTGGGGCGGGCGGCTCCGGCGGACTGGGCGCTGGCAGCGGCTCGGAAGGCTCGCAGGGCAGCGTGTCCGACGACTCGGACTGACGACTCACACCGCCTCCCGCACGCTGCGCCTCACGACGAAACCCATTAGTTTCGTTGCATGCAGCTGGGCACACCGTGAGCGTCACCGACGATCTGCCGTTGATCGATCACCACTGTCACGGGGTGGTGGACACGAATCTGCAACCCGACGAAGTTCGTTGGCTGGGAACCGAATCCGACTGGCTGGCCAACCCCGGTGTCGAGACTCTGGATTCGCCGCTGGGGCTGGCCATGCGGGCGCTGTGTGCGCCCCTGATCGGGCTGCCCAAACACGCGCCGGTGCAGGATTACCTGACGCGTCGGGTCGAGCTCGGCACAGCCGCCGTCAACGAGTTGCTGCTGGCCGCGGCAGGCACCGGCCGATACCTCATCGACAGCGGGTTCCTGGTCTCCGATGTGCTGTCGCCACAACAGATGGCGACGCTCACAGGCAAGCCCGCCGATGAGATCGTGCGCCTGGAGCGCATCGCCGAACAGGTGGCGGCGGAGTCCACCGCGTCGGGGTGGGTGCGGGCGTTCCGCGAGGCGCTCACCGAGCAGGCCGAGGGGGCCGTCGGGTTCAAATCGGTGATGGCCTACCGCAGCGGTTTCGAACTGCACGACGCGGCACCGGAACCCTCGAGCGTGCAACGTGCGGTGGATGAGTGGTTCGCCAACGGCACCACCCGTCTGCAGCATCCGGTGGTGCTTGCGCACCTGGTGTGGGAGGCAGTCCAGTTCGGCAAGCCGATCCAGTTCCACACCGGCTTCGGCGACAGCGACCTGGTACTGCACCTGTCCGACCCGTCACGGCTGACCAAGTTCTTTGTCGCCACCAAGGATAGTGGTGTGGATTTCATGCTGCTGCATTGCTATCCGTTCCTGCGGGAGGCGGGCAGCCTGGCCCACATCTTCCCGCACGTCTACCTCGATGCCGGGGTCACCGGGCACTATCTCGGGCCGAGTGCGGGCACGGCGGTGCGACAGTCGATGGAGATCGCACCGTTTCACAAGATCTGCTACTCCTCGGATGCGTATGGGCTGGCTGAGCTGTACGCCATTTCGGCAGCCGCCTGGCGGCGCGAAACCGGGCGCCTGCTCGACCAGTGGCTGGCCGGCGACTGGCTCTCCACCGCGGATGCCGAACGCATCGCGTGGCAGATTGGTGTCGGCAACGCCGCCAGGGTCTACGGTGTGGACGAGCAGTGACCACCACCAATGAGACTGCGGCTCTTCGGGAGCGAGAGCATGCGGCACTTGCCGTCGTCGAGCGGGAGCTACCGTCGGCGATCGCCCTGCGTCATGCCCTGCACCGTGACCCGACTCTGGGCGGGGAGGAGGATAGGAACCGTCCACTCATCGAGGCCGCACTCGGGTGTTCCCTCGTCGAAGTCGCCGAGGGCGGATTCTGTCGCGTCGGCGACAGCACGGGGCCCGCTGTTGCGATCCGCGCCGAACTCGACGCACTTCCGATCACCGAACAGTCCGGGGTGGTGTTCCAGTCGACCCGGCCGGGGGTGGCGCATCTGTGCGGCCACGACGTCCACACCGCCGCCCTGGTGGCGGCGTCTCGAGCCATCGGCTTTGTCGGTGCCCCGTCGCCGTTGGTGGCGGTGTTCCAACCCCGGGAGGAGACCACGCCGTCTGGAGCCCTCAGCCTGCTCGGAGACAACGCTTTTCAGTCCCAGGACATTCGGGCGATGATCGGTGTCCATCTGCAACCCCGCATTCCGACCGGTTCGGTATCGGCTCAGCCAGGACCTATCAACGCCTCGGCAGACACGTTCACCATCGTCGTTCACGGTCGCCCCGCGCACGGCGCCTACCCGCATCTGGCCCGTGACCCGGTACTGGCCGCTGCTGCGATCATCACCGCACTGCAGCATCTGGTGTCGCGACGAGTGGACCCGATGAATCCGGCGGTGGTCACGGTCGGGCGGATCGTCGGAGGCCAGGCGCCCAACCAGATTCCGGAACGAGTGACCCTGGAGGGCACCATCCGTAGTTTCACCGAGGACGACCGTAGGCATCTGAGCCAGGCACTGCGCGAGACGGTGTCAGGGACAGCGCGGGCCCACGGCTGCGAGGCCGAGGTGGACGTCGAACTCGGAGAGCCGGTGTTGCGCAACGATTCCGCGTTGGCCGTTTCGGTCTCCGATGCTCTGCAACTCGCAGGGTTCCACACCGGATCGGCGGTGCGTTCCTGCGGCGCCGACGACTTTGCCTATTACGTCTCGCGTTTCCCGTCGGTGATGATCTTCGCGGGAGTCGGCGACGGCGCAGCCGACTCTCCAGGCCTGCACCATCCGCGCTTCGCACCTGCCGACGACATCATTGCCGACGTCGCCCGCATCATGGTCGTCGCGTACTTCGCGGCTGTCGAAAGGAGCGCTCCATGACCGAATCCGCCACCTCGCGGGTGCTGCTGGTATCCCATCTGGACAACTCCGGCGTCACCCGGGCAAAACTGCTGCCAGAGCACAAGATCAACGGTGCGGGCCGCAAGGGCATCACGGTGTCGCTGAGTGTCGGCATGCTCTTCTCGATCGACGACCACGTCAATGCCACTGCCGCACTCGACGGAACGGTCGGTGACCTGCGGGGTATCCCGGACATGGCGGCTGCCCGGATCCTGGATCCGGCGACCGGGCTGACGTGGGCGCCCACCGACCTCTACGGTCTCGACGGCACACCTCATCCGGCATGCCAGCGTGCCGCACTGCGCCGTGTTGTCGCCACCGCACGCCGGGCGGGGTTGGAGCTTTCCGTCGGCATCGAGGTCGAGTTCACGTTGTTCACCGGCACTAAGAACGACGCGGTGCCGGCACACATCGGTCCCGGATACTCGACGCGCGTGGTGTGCGAACTGGAGTCGTTCTTTCTCGATGCGCTCGACGCGTTGCAGACGGCGGGTGTCGGTGTCGAACAGTTGCACCCCGAGTACGGCGACGGACAAATGGAGTTGTCCCTGGCACCGGGGGAGCCGGTGCGGGCCATCGATGAGTATCTCCTGGCGCGGGTGGTGTTGACCCGCGTCGCGCTGGCACACGGGTTGTTGATCTCGTTTGCTCCGGTGCCGGTGGCAGGCACCATCTCCAACGGGTGTCATCTGCATCTGTCGGCTCGCCGGGATGGCCGAAACCTGTTCTACGACAACCAGACCCGTGAGGGCTTCACGGTGGAGGCAGGCCACATGATAGCCGGCATCCTCGCCCATCTCGATGAGGGCATCGCCTTGCACGGCGGCAGCGTGCTCTCCTTCGAACGGCTCAAACCGCACAACTGGGCAGGTGCGTATGTCTGCTGGGGCCCAGGAAACCGGGAGGCAGCCGTGCGATACATGGCCGGCTATGCCGGACATGAGGACGGCCAGTCCAACATCGAGGTCAAATGCGGTGACGCTGCCGCCAACGTCTATCTGTCCGCTGCGGCGCTGATAGCCTCCGCACTGGACGGCCTCCGGCGTCAGGTGCGGTTACCTGCTCCGGCTCTCGCCGAACCGGGCGGGTTGTCGGCTGAAGAGTTCGCTGCAACGGGTGCTCGACGGTTTCCCGAAACTCTGGGTGCGGCACTGGATCTGTTGGAGCAGAGTTCTTTCTTCCGGGAGCTCTTCGGCGACGTGTCTCTCGACGCCTTCATCGCCACCCGGCGCCATGAGTGGCAGGCCTACGGTTCGGTGTCGCCGGCCGACCTGGCTACGCGCTGGCGCTTTCGATACTGACCAGCCACTCCAGTATCGGAGTACGCAGGTCGGCG
Coding sequences within:
- a CDS encoding GGDEF domain-containing protein, which codes for MSAPADHQPSVPRWHGIGLTALLFMLGLYAAAARYAGGGGDSRLYWPLGGIALSAMLVAVLGWRLGWQHRRGLLIGWPVAALMATVLTGLLDPTATHDLPGTITIAFAYLGLTCGRGRSLLLVPLGVAAFVVGGGANGVPTVVVTAIMWVLVAEVPAWLIARLEAQSMLLRQIAQTDALTQLLDRSTLATRLSEHSTDSAVMVIDLDGFKVYNDNYGHADGDRLLVAFADALRWSIRPHDLAFRLGGDEFLVILVGADRDEAAQVLDRLRRRWVLAETPVSFSVGIAAGEQDPIRLADERMYLDKRSRGLAAD
- a CDS encoding amidohydrolase family protein; translation: MSVTDDLPLIDHHCHGVVDTNLQPDEVRWLGTESDWLANPGVETLDSPLGLAMRALCAPLIGLPKHAPVQDYLTRRVELGTAAVNELLLAAAGTGRYLIDSGFLVSDVLSPQQMATLTGKPADEIVRLERIAEQVAAESTASGWVRAFREALTEQAEGAVGFKSVMAYRSGFELHDAAPEPSSVQRAVDEWFANGTTRLQHPVVLAHLVWEAVQFGKPIQFHTGFGDSDLVLHLSDPSRLTKFFVATKDSGVDFMLLHCYPFLREAGSLAHIFPHVYLDAGVTGHYLGPSAGTAVRQSMEIAPFHKICYSSDAYGLAELYAISAAAWRRETGRLLDQWLAGDWLSTADAERIAWQIGVGNAARVYGVDEQ
- a CDS encoding M20 metallopeptidase family protein, producing MTTTNETAALREREHAALAVVERELPSAIALRHALHRDPTLGGEEDRNRPLIEAALGCSLVEVAEGGFCRVGDSTGPAVAIRAELDALPITEQSGVVFQSTRPGVAHLCGHDVHTAALVAASRAIGFVGAPSPLVAVFQPREETTPSGALSLLGDNAFQSQDIRAMIGVHLQPRIPTGSVSAQPGPINASADTFTIVVHGRPAHGAYPHLARDPVLAAAAIITALQHLVSRRVDPMNPAVVTVGRIVGGQAPNQIPERVTLEGTIRSFTEDDRRHLSQALRETVSGTARAHGCEAEVDVELGEPVLRNDSALAVSVSDALQLAGFHTGSAVRSCGADDFAYYVSRFPSVMIFAGVGDGAADSPGLHHPRFAPADDIIADVARIMVVAYFAAVERSAP
- a CDS encoding alpha/beta fold hydrolase — protein: MHLYFEVYGEIWSPTPAPLLLIPGAFMATDSMTEWMHAFASDRTVIVFDQQGHGRTPDIVRAMSYEQFGDDAAELLRALGVKSADVLGYSQGGGVALQLAVRQVHWCTGW
- a CDS encoding glutamine synthetase, producing the protein MTESATSRVLLVSHLDNSGVTRAKLLPEHKINGAGRKGITVSLSVGMLFSIDDHVNATAALDGTVGDLRGIPDMAAARILDPATGLTWAPTDLYGLDGTPHPACQRAALRRVVATARRAGLELSVGIEVEFTLFTGTKNDAVPAHIGPGYSTRVVCELESFFLDALDALQTAGVGVEQLHPEYGDGQMELSLAPGEPVRAIDEYLLARVVLTRVALAHGLLISFAPVPVAGTISNGCHLHLSARRDGRNLFYDNQTREGFTVEAGHMIAGILAHLDEGIALHGGSVLSFERLKPHNWAGAYVCWGPGNREAAVRYMAGYAGHEDGQSNIEVKCGDAAANVYLSAAALIASALDGLRRQVRLPAPALAEPGGLSAEEFAATGARRFPETLGAALDLLEQSSFFRELFGDVSLDAFIATRRHEWQAYGSVSPADLATRWRFRY